A single genomic interval of Bacillus smithii harbors:
- the plsX gene encoding phosphate acyltransferase PlsX: MKIAVDAMGGDNAPKEIVLGTNRALEEFPDLEIVLFGKEQEIKQYLKASDRVKIVHTDEVILGTDEPVKAVRRKKNSSMVLMAEAVKSGEADACVSAGNTGALMATGLFVVGRIPGISRPALAITLPTVDGKGFLMLDLGANAEAKPENLLQYALMGTIYSEKVRGISRPRVGLLNIGTEEKKGNELTKSTFDLLSHTNLNFTGNVEARDLLQGAADVVVTDGFTGNMVLKTIEGTALSVFSMTKEVMLSSWKTKLGASLMKSELSGLKKKMDYSEYGGAGLLGLKAPVIKAHGSSNATAFYNALRQAQEMVKYNITGIVKEEAEKLQNQEA; this comes from the coding sequence ATGAAAATAGCAGTAGACGCCATGGGCGGTGACAACGCCCCGAAAGAAATAGTGCTGGGAACAAACAGGGCTTTAGAAGAGTTTCCGGATTTAGAAATTGTTTTGTTTGGAAAAGAACAAGAGATTAAACAGTATTTAAAAGCAAGCGATCGAGTGAAAATTGTACATACGGATGAAGTCATTCTGGGGACGGATGAACCCGTAAAAGCAGTTAGAAGGAAAAAAAATTCATCCATGGTTTTAATGGCTGAAGCGGTAAAATCAGGAGAAGCAGATGCGTGCGTGTCTGCCGGAAACACAGGGGCTTTAATGGCCACGGGACTGTTCGTGGTTGGAAGAATTCCGGGAATTTCCCGTCCGGCTCTCGCCATCACGTTGCCGACAGTTGACGGAAAAGGCTTTTTAATGCTTGACTTGGGAGCCAATGCTGAAGCAAAACCGGAGAACTTGCTTCAATATGCTTTGATGGGGACGATATACTCTGAAAAAGTTCGGGGAATATCCCGTCCGCGGGTAGGACTTTTGAATATTGGAACCGAAGAGAAAAAAGGAAATGAACTGACGAAATCGACATTTGATCTATTGTCCCATACAAATCTCAACTTTACGGGCAATGTGGAAGCAAGAGATTTGCTTCAGGGGGCAGCGGATGTCGTTGTGACAGACGGATTTACCGGAAATATGGTGTTAAAAACAATCGAAGGAACGGCTCTTTCTGTTTTTTCTATGACAAAAGAAGTCATGCTGTCGTCATGGAAAACAAAATTGGGAGCTAGCTTGATGAAATCGGAATTATCAGGGCTGAAAAAGAAAATGGATTATTCGGAATATGGAGGCGCCGGGCTCCTTGGGTTGAAAGCACCAGTCATTAAGGCTCATGGATCTTCCAACGCCACAGCTTTTTATAACGCCCTTCGCCAGGCGCAGGAAATGGTCAAATACAACATAACCGGAATTGTGAAGGAAGAAGCGGAAAAACTGCAAAATCAAGAAGCGTAA
- the fabG gene encoding 3-oxoacyl-[acyl-carrier-protein] reductase, which yields MRLEGKVALVTGASRGIGREIALEFAREGADVAVNYAGSEEKAREVAEEIKAMGRKALLVQCDVSDSQAVQDMIKSVVDYFGGLDILVNNAGITRDNLILRMKEEEWDAVINTNLKGVFLCTKAAARAMMKKRSGRIINISSIVGITGNPGQANYVAAKSGVIGLTKTTAKEFASRGITVNAIAPGFISTDMTEDLPEEVKEAMIKQVPLARIGEPKEIARVALFLASPDSSYMTGQILRVDGGMGM from the coding sequence GTGAGATTAGAAGGAAAAGTGGCCCTTGTGACAGGGGCTTCAAGAGGAATCGGCCGGGAAATAGCACTTGAGTTTGCAAGAGAAGGAGCCGATGTAGCTGTTAATTACGCTGGCAGTGAAGAAAAAGCCCGTGAAGTAGCCGAAGAAATTAAAGCAATGGGAAGAAAAGCACTCCTTGTTCAATGTGATGTTTCGGATAGTCAAGCTGTTCAAGATATGATAAAATCAGTTGTCGATTACTTTGGTGGTTTAGATATCCTTGTCAATAACGCTGGTATTACGAGAGATAATTTGATTTTGAGAATGAAAGAAGAGGAATGGGATGCTGTCATCAACACGAACTTAAAAGGTGTCTTTTTATGTACAAAGGCAGCAGCACGGGCCATGATGAAGAAAAGAAGTGGTCGCATTATCAATATTTCCTCTATTGTCGGGATTACTGGAAATCCAGGTCAAGCGAATTATGTGGCAGCCAAGTCAGGGGTAATCGGTTTAACCAAAACCACCGCGAAGGAGTTTGCTTCGAGGGGAATTACGGTCAATGCGATCGCGCCTGGATTTATATCTACTGATATGACAGAAGACCTGCCAGAAGAAGTAAAAGAAGCCATGATCAAACAAGTTCCTCTTGCTCGAATAGGGGAGCCGAAAGAGATTGCAAGAGTGGCCTTATTTTTGGCGTCGCCTGATTCCAGTTATATGACTGGGCAAATATTGCGGGTTGACGGTGGAATGGGCATGTGA
- the recG gene encoding ATP-dependent DNA helicase RecG has product MNNLLSRDVGVLKGIGKETANSLAEMNIYSIKDLLEYFPYRYEDYRLRDLADVPHEERVTVEGKVHSDPSVMYYGRKKSRLTFKLLVDRYLVTAVFFNQPFLKKKIKLNDTITVTGKWDRHRQTITVQHYHLGPYSYRSEFEPVYSLKGNITSNMLKKFIATALNEYGDYIRENLPTAFLENYKLPGRREAIRAIHFPKNAQELKQARRRFVYEEFLYFQLKIQALRKFEREHSKGQEQHYDVKKLREFIQHLPFPLTNAQKRVINEICADLKSPYRMNRLLQGDVGSGKTVVAAVCLYATITAGNQGALMVPTEILAEQHTASLRELFEPFDVTVELLSSSVKGKKRKQVLEQLENGDIDILVGTHALIQEDVNFKQLGTVITDEQHRFGVEQRRVLREKGENPDVLFMTATPIPRTLAITAFGEMDVSIIDEMPKGRKAIETYWAKHDMFERVLAFMEKELRRNKQAYVICPLIEESEKLDVQNAIDIHAQLTHYFHNRYNIGLMHGRLSAEEKDQVMNAFSRNEIHVLVSTTVVEVGVNVPNATIMVIYDADRFGLAQLHQLRGRVGRGNEQSYCILIADPKTEVGKERMKIMTETNNGFVLSEKDLELRGPGDLFGKKQSGLPDFKVADVVHDYRALETARKDAAELIQSDAFWTTEEYEPLRTYLQESGVLSGEKLD; this is encoded by the coding sequence GTGAATAATCTGCTTTCTCGAGACGTTGGTGTTTTAAAAGGGATCGGTAAAGAAACAGCCAATTCGCTTGCGGAAATGAACATTTACTCCATTAAGGACTTATTGGAATATTTTCCTTACAGGTACGAAGATTACCGCTTGAGAGACTTGGCCGATGTCCCTCATGAAGAGAGGGTAACGGTCGAAGGGAAAGTTCACAGTGATCCTTCTGTCATGTATTACGGTCGGAAAAAATCACGTTTAACGTTTAAACTTCTTGTAGATCGCTATTTAGTGACAGCGGTCTTTTTCAATCAGCCCTTTTTAAAGAAAAAAATCAAACTGAACGATACGATCACAGTCACCGGAAAATGGGATCGCCACCGTCAAACGATCACTGTGCAACACTATCATCTCGGTCCCTACTCATATCGCAGCGAATTTGAACCGGTATATTCTTTAAAGGGAAACATCACGTCCAATATGTTGAAAAAATTTATTGCAACCGCCCTTAATGAATATGGAGATTATATTCGAGAAAATCTACCGACCGCATTTCTTGAAAATTATAAATTACCGGGTCGCCGGGAAGCCATTCGGGCGATACATTTCCCGAAAAACGCGCAGGAATTAAAACAGGCGCGCCGTCGTTTTGTGTACGAGGAATTTCTATACTTCCAATTAAAAATACAGGCGTTGCGAAAATTTGAGAGAGAGCATTCAAAAGGTCAAGAGCAACATTATGATGTGAAAAAACTTAGAGAATTTATTCAACATTTGCCATTTCCTCTGACTAATGCTCAGAAACGTGTGATCAATGAAATTTGCGCCGATTTAAAATCGCCTTACCGTATGAACCGATTGCTTCAAGGAGATGTTGGTTCGGGAAAAACTGTCGTGGCTGCCGTTTGTTTATATGCAACGATTACAGCAGGCAATCAAGGAGCCTTGATGGTGCCGACGGAAATATTGGCGGAACAGCATACGGCGTCTTTACGTGAACTTTTTGAACCTTTTGACGTCACCGTTGAGCTGCTTTCAAGTTCTGTAAAAGGAAAGAAAAGAAAACAGGTATTGGAACAGCTGGAAAACGGAGACATTGATATTTTGGTAGGTACTCACGCTCTCATACAAGAGGATGTAAATTTCAAACAATTAGGCACGGTCATTACGGATGAACAGCATCGATTCGGAGTTGAACAAAGAAGAGTGTTGCGGGAAAAAGGAGAAAATCCCGATGTGTTGTTTATGACGGCGACGCCGATACCGAGAACGCTGGCGATCACCGCTTTTGGAGAGATGGATGTGTCCATCATTGATGAAATGCCAAAAGGACGAAAAGCGATTGAAACGTATTGGGCAAAGCATGATATGTTTGAACGTGTTCTAGCCTTTATGGAAAAGGAGCTGCGTCGAAATAAGCAGGCATATGTGATCTGCCCGCTGATTGAGGAATCTGAAAAGCTGGACGTGCAAAATGCCATCGATATTCATGCCCAATTAACCCATTATTTTCACAACCGCTACAACATCGGGCTGATGCACGGACGACTAAGTGCTGAGGAGAAAGACCAAGTGATGAATGCATTTAGTCGCAATGAAATTCATGTTCTTGTTTCCACAACTGTTGTCGAGGTCGGAGTGAATGTTCCAAATGCTACCATTATGGTGATTTATGATGCTGATCGTTTCGGACTTGCTCAGCTGCATCAATTAAGGGGACGTGTTGGACGAGGGAATGAGCAATCGTATTGTATTCTAATCGCTGATCCTAAAACAGAAGTAGGTAAAGAACGTATGAAAATTATGACGGAAACGAACAACGGGTTCGTTTTAAGCGAAAAAGACTTGGAATTGCGCGGACCGGGAGATTTATTTGGGAAAAAACAAAGCGGGTTGCCAGATTTTAAAGTGGCTGATGTCGTTCATGATTATCGTGCGCTGGAAACAGCCCGGAAAGATGCGGCCGAGCTTATCCAGTCAGATGCTTTTTGGACCACCGAAGAATACGAACCGCTGCGCACGTATTTACAAGAGTCGGGAGTCCTGTCTGGCGAAAAGCTGGATTAA
- the fapR gene encoding transcription factor FapR — MRLSKKERQKRLQETIEDNPFITDEELAERFRVSVQTIRLDRMELSIPELRERIKHVAEERFRNEVRSLPIEEVIGDIVDIELDKSAISIFDVKEEHVFSRNKIARGHHLFAQANSLAVAVINDELALTEKANIHFTRSVKEGERVVAKAKVSNPQTETGRAIVKVRSYVGQELVFYGEFTMFRSKSTTKDEEL, encoded by the coding sequence ATGAGATTATCCAAAAAAGAACGGCAAAAAAGGCTCCAGGAGACAATTGAAGACAATCCTTTTATCACCGACGAAGAATTAGCAGAACGATTTCGTGTGAGTGTGCAAACCATTCGATTAGATCGTATGGAACTTTCCATCCCGGAGTTGCGGGAACGGATTAAACACGTGGCAGAAGAGCGATTTCGGAACGAAGTCCGTTCTCTCCCGATTGAAGAAGTGATCGGTGATATTGTTGATATAGAACTTGATAAGAGCGCCATCTCCATTTTTGATGTGAAAGAAGAACATGTTTTTAGCAGAAATAAAATTGCCAGAGGCCATCATCTTTTTGCCCAAGCCAATTCGCTTGCAGTCGCTGTGATCAATGATGAGCTTGCTCTTACGGAAAAAGCCAACATTCACTTTACCCGTTCTGTCAAAGAAGGAGAGAGGGTAGTAGCAAAGGCGAAAGTATCAAATCCTCAAACGGAAACGGGAAGAGCGATTGTGAAAGTAAGAAGTTATGTTGGACAAGAGCTGGTATTTTATGGAGAATTTACTATGTTTCGTTCGAAATCAACAACAAAGGATGAAGAACTATGA
- the acpP gene encoding acyl carrier protein, whose product MDDVLERVTKIVVDRLGVEASQVTLDASFKEDLGADSLDVVELVMELEDEFEMEISDEEAEKIVTVGDAVNYIKSKQ is encoded by the coding sequence ATGGACGACGTTTTAGAGCGTGTAACTAAAATTGTTGTGGACCGCCTAGGAGTGGAAGCATCTCAAGTGACGCTTGATGCTTCTTTTAAAGAAGACCTTGGTGCTGATTCTCTTGACGTAGTAGAACTTGTCATGGAATTGGAAGATGAATTTGAAATGGAAATTTCTGACGAAGAAGCTGAAAAAATCGTAACAGTCGGTGATGCTGTTAATTACATAAAAAGTAAACAATAA
- the fabD gene encoding ACP S-malonyltransferase, giving the protein MGKIAFVFPGQGSQTVGMGKELAQQDQEAAALFAKADEKLGYSLSDIMFNGPQETLTLTYNAQPALLTVSSALVNRLNKEGIHADYAAGHSLGEYSALTYAGALRFEDAVYTVHMRGRYMEEAVPAGVGTMAAVLGMEREELLKVTEEVSQGGDSVQLANLNCPGQIVISGTKKGVETAGELAKERGAKRVIPLQVSGPFHSSLMKPATEKLEKVLDQIEIHDCKVPVVANVDARPVQLASDIRAKLLEQLYSPVLWEDTIQTLLELGVDTFIEIGPGKVLSGLIKKVNRRVRTFAVSDEESIRSTVQELKEGTV; this is encoded by the coding sequence ATGGGAAAAATAGCCTTTGTATTTCCTGGACAAGGATCACAAACAGTTGGCATGGGGAAGGAATTGGCACAACAAGATCAGGAAGCTGCCGCCCTTTTCGCTAAAGCAGATGAAAAACTTGGTTACTCGTTAAGCGATATTATGTTCAATGGTCCTCAAGAGACGCTCACACTGACGTACAATGCTCAGCCGGCTTTATTGACTGTAAGTTCGGCGCTAGTGAACAGGCTCAATAAAGAGGGAATTCATGCCGATTATGCCGCTGGACACAGTCTGGGAGAATATTCTGCGTTGACTTATGCCGGAGCTCTCCGTTTCGAAGATGCCGTTTATACTGTGCACATGCGTGGACGTTATATGGAAGAAGCAGTTCCGGCAGGTGTAGGGACAATGGCTGCCGTGTTGGGCATGGAGCGTGAAGAACTGCTGAAAGTGACGGAAGAAGTATCGCAAGGCGGGGATAGTGTCCAATTAGCCAATTTGAACTGTCCTGGGCAAATTGTCATATCGGGGACAAAAAAAGGCGTCGAAACAGCTGGAGAACTGGCCAAGGAACGTGGAGCTAAAAGAGTCATTCCACTGCAAGTGAGCGGGCCGTTCCATTCTAGTTTAATGAAGCCTGCTACAGAAAAACTGGAAAAAGTGTTGGATCAAATAGAGATTCATGACTGCAAAGTCCCGGTAGTCGCCAATGTGGACGCCCGTCCGGTTCAACTTGCCAGCGATATTCGTGCTAAGCTGTTGGAACAGCTTTATTCTCCTGTATTGTGGGAAGATACCATTCAAACACTTTTGGAGCTGGGGGTTGATACTTTTATTGAAATTGGGCCGGGAAAAGTACTGTCTGGTTTGATTAAAAAAGTGAACCGCCGAGTTCGTACATTCGCCGTTTCGGACGAAGAATCGATTCGGTCCACCGTTCAAGAACTGAAGGAGGGAACAGTGTGA